The proteins below come from a single Tenuifilum thalassicum genomic window:
- a CDS encoding STAS domain-containing protein, translating into MINVEKINDALVISFTENSKLNVTVTQKIKSEVINVITPNSKVVLNLNGVNYIDSTGFGMLLSILRHCKNSGSKLKICNVSPEVMELIKLLQLQTVFDIKDSVDDCIKSF; encoded by the coding sequence ATGATTAATGTTGAAAAGATAAATGATGCGCTTGTTATCTCGTTTACCGAGAATAGCAAGCTTAATGTAACCGTAACCCAAAAAATCAAATCAGAGGTTATCAATGTAATCACTCCTAACTCAAAGGTTGTGCTCAACCTTAATGGAGTTAACTATATTGATAGCACTGGATTTGGAATGTTACTCTCAATTTTGCGTCATTGCAAAAACTCAGGCTCTAAACTTAAGATTTGCAATGTTAGCCCTGAAGTAATGGAACTTATAAAACTTTTACAACTCCAAACTGTTTTTGATATTAAAGATAGCGTTGACGACTGCATAAAAAGTTTTTAA
- a CDS encoding Hpt domain-containing protein — protein sequence MAVKNTTNHVKLEFLKEISEGSSDLMRDLITLFTTQVPTFSNQMDAYFKNNDYCNLAKLAHKIKNSVAMMGIEELVSDMKKLEKVCNESPNAEVIKNYIDKFKRIASEATIELNDILKDL from the coding sequence ATGGCAGTCAAAAATACTACTAACCACGTTAAACTCGAATTTTTAAAAGAGATTTCGGAAGGCAGCTCCGATTTAATGCGCGATTTAATTACCCTATTCACCACTCAAGTCCCGACATTTAGCAACCAAATGGATGCTTATTTTAAAAATAATGACTACTGTAATCTTGCCAAATTAGCCCACAAGATTAAAAATTCAGTAGCAATGATGGGTATTGAAGAGTTAGTTTCTGATATGAAAAAACTTGAAAAAGTTTGCAACGAATCGCCCAATGCCGAAGTAATTAAAAATTATATCGACAAATTTAAAAGAATTGCTTCAGAAGCAACAATTGAGTTGAACGACATACTCAAAGACCTATGA
- the gcvT gene encoding glycine cleavage system aminomethyltransferase GcvT yields the protein MKNTAFTKYHIELGARMAPFAGYNMPIEYTGINDEHITVREKVGVFDVSHMGEIWVKGPKALDFLQTVTSNDVSALFDGKVQYSCFPNDKGGIVDDLLVYRINEETYLLVVNAANIEKDWNWLCKQGEKFGLTPGKELYNASDEFAQLAVQGPLALKAMQKLTSENVVDMEYYTFKKIPFAGIKEVIFSTTGYTGAGGCEIYCANEDADKLWKAVFEAGAEFGIKPIGLGARDTLRLESGFCLYGNDINDTTSAIEAGLGWITKFVPGKNFISRDIWEKHKTEGTERRLKGFVMIDRGIPRQHYLIYDADGNEIGEVTSGTMSPISKRGIGMGYVKKGFWKEGTEIFIGIRDKKLKAKIVKPPFHLAEV from the coding sequence ATGAAAAATACAGCCTTCACAAAGTACCATATAGAGCTAGGAGCCCGTATGGCACCATTCGCTGGGTACAACATGCCCATTGAGTACACTGGTATTAACGATGAGCATATTACTGTTCGTGAGAAAGTAGGTGTTTTTGATGTTTCTCACATGGGTGAGATATGGGTAAAAGGACCTAAAGCGTTAGATTTTCTACAAACTGTTACAAGCAACGATGTTTCTGCATTATTCGATGGAAAGGTACAATACAGCTGCTTTCCTAACGATAAAGGAGGTATTGTTGATGACCTCTTGGTATATCGAATAAATGAAGAAACATACCTGTTGGTTGTTAACGCTGCAAATATTGAAAAGGACTGGAACTGGTTATGCAAGCAAGGTGAGAAGTTTGGATTAACTCCTGGCAAGGAACTTTATAATGCCTCCGATGAGTTTGCCCAGCTTGCTGTTCAAGGACCTTTGGCTTTAAAGGCTATGCAAAAACTTACCTCTGAGAATGTTGTAGATATGGAGTACTACACATTTAAAAAGATTCCTTTTGCAGGTATCAAGGAGGTGATTTTCTCTACAACTGGTTATACTGGTGCAGGTGGATGTGAAATCTATTGCGCAAATGAGGATGCCGATAAACTTTGGAAAGCAGTTTTTGAGGCTGGCGCAGAGTTTGGCATTAAACCAATTGGGTTAGGTGCTCGCGATACCCTTCGTCTTGAGTCTGGTTTTTGCCTTTATGGAAATGATATAAACGATACAACCTCTGCAATTGAAGCTGGCTTAGGATGGATTACCAAATTTGTTCCTGGTAAGAATTTTATCAGTCGCGATATTTGGGAAAAACATAAAACCGAAGGAACTGAGCGTCGCTTAAAAGGTTTTGTGATGATTGACCGTGGTATCCCTCGTCAGCATTATCTTATTTATGATGCTGATGGCAATGAGATTGGAGAGGTAACATCTGGCACCATGTCGCCTATAAGTAAACGTGGCATTGGTATGGGGTACGTTAAAAAAGGATTCTGGAAAGAAGGTACAGAAATTTTTATCGGAATTCGAGACAAAAAGCTAAAGGCTAAAATAGTAAAACCACCTTTCCATTTGGCTGAGGTGTAA
- a CDS encoding 2-phosphosulfolactate phosphatase yields the protein MNQVEVAFSPTIFNHYDIDNKIVVVADILRATSVICTMFKNGVTEIIPVRNIEEARAYKEKGYLVVAERNGQKLDFADFGNSPFYFTPETIGGKIVVYSTTNGTNAITMGKDANQVIIGSFLNISSVINYLVDKSHDVLIMCAGWKGKFSLEDALFAGALSKALISTNKFSTICDSANASMDLWNLAKDDLANYLEKVAQRHRLKKMGLDDVIGYCFTPDVTDVLPVLVGDRLKAISPK from the coding sequence ATGAATCAAGTTGAAGTAGCCTTTTCACCTACAATTTTTAACCATTACGATATTGATAATAAAATAGTTGTTGTGGCTGATATACTTAGAGCCACCTCAGTGATTTGCACAATGTTTAAAAATGGTGTAACAGAGATTATTCCTGTAAGAAATATCGAGGAGGCACGTGCCTATAAAGAAAAGGGGTATCTTGTTGTTGCCGAAAGAAATGGCCAAAAACTAGATTTTGCAGACTTTGGAAACTCTCCCTTCTATTTTACACCCGAAACCATAGGCGGGAAAATTGTTGTATATAGTACCACAAATGGCACCAATGCCATTACCATGGGTAAAGATGCAAATCAGGTTATCATTGGTTCTTTTCTTAACATTTCTTCTGTTATCAACTATCTTGTTGACAAGTCCCACGATGTTCTTATTATGTGTGCTGGGTGGAAAGGGAAGTTCAGCCTTGAGGATGCACTGTTTGCGGGAGCGTTATCCAAAGCGCTAATTAGTACCAATAAATTTTCTACTATTTGCGATTCTGCTAATGCCTCAATGGATTTGTGGAACTTGGCCAAGGACGATTTGGCTAATTATCTGGAAAAAGTAGCTCAGCGTCATAGGTTGAAGAAAATGGGACTTGATGATGTTATTGGGTATTGTTTCACCCCTGACGTGACAGATGTTTTACCAGTATTAGTAGGCGACAGGCTTAAAGCCATTTCACCTAAATAG